The following proteins are co-located in the Pyxicephalus adspersus chromosome Z, UCB_Pads_2.0, whole genome shotgun sequence genome:
- the SPOUT1 gene encoding putative methyltransferase C9orf114 homolog isoform X2, with product MEGRKDRDKRKEQRKKWRKEKLLKKLKKALLQMLEVEKLPGIKERRKYLRKSLFPKHPDLQLAGLLNPPGQPSSYENG from the exons ATGGAAGGGAGAAAGGACAGAGACAAAC GAAAAGAACAACGGAAAAAGTGGAGAAaggaaaaattgctgaaaaagttAAAGAAAGCTCTGTTACAGATGCTAGAGGTGGAGAAACTGCCAGGAATTAAAGAGAGGAGAAA GTATCTAAGAAAATCTTTGTTTCCCAAACACCCAGACTTGCAGCTTGCAG GTCTCTTGAACCCCCCTGGACAGCCCTCATCATATGAGAATGGATGA
- the SPOUT1 gene encoding putative methyltransferase C9orf114 homolog isoform X1, protein MVKDVILMNIISLLVSRTGKEQRKKWRKEKLLKKLKKALLQMLEVEKLPGIKERRKYLRKSLFPKHPDLQLAGLLNPPGQPSSYENG, encoded by the exons ATGGTAAAGGACGTCATTCTCATGAATATAATTTCACTGTTGGTGTCGCGTACAGGAAAAGAACAACGGAAAAAGTGGAGAAaggaaaaattgctgaaaaagttAAAGAAAGCTCTGTTACAGATGCTAGAGGTGGAGAAACTGCCAGGAATTAAAGAGAGGAGAAA GTATCTAAGAAAATCTTTGTTTCCCAAACACCCAGACTTGCAGCTTGCAG GTCTCTTGAACCCCCCTGGACAGCCCTCATCATATGAGAATGGATGA